A stretch of the Sulfuritortus calidifontis genome encodes the following:
- the ccmI gene encoding c-type cytochrome biogenesis protein CcmI has product MNMHWTVALFWVLALIAVAVAVLLVMRPLLRGRNQADATERNRINIAVYRDQLHELEADHRNGLLSDEQYAIAKAELEVRLAEDALEPVEAGAAGTGRSRRLAYGLGAALPLAAFGLYFALGNPLAIQVAAEGPEGPASVEAMVRSAERKLAANPKDARGWFMLARTYGALERWQDAKAAYLKATELVPNEAAVWSGLAEATAMLQGRNLEGEPMQLVAKALRLDANDPKAHELAGIQAFQKQDYAKAVTHWRALLALAPPDSGYVAELRRAIQEARHLAAQAGKPIDLGPSIQGTVDVTAGLKGKISNQAILFVFVRPVGGQGMPLAAFRMPVGELPLPFEIDDTMALAGQSLAGQKQVQLVARIANSGQANAGRGDLEGRLEPVKVGSRNLKLVIDRELP; this is encoded by the coding sequence ATGAACATGCATTGGACCGTGGCCCTGTTCTGGGTGCTCGCCCTGATCGCCGTCGCCGTGGCCGTGTTGCTGGTCATGCGCCCCCTGCTGCGCGGCCGTAATCAGGCCGATGCGACGGAACGGAACCGGATCAACATCGCCGTCTATCGCGACCAGTTGCACGAGCTGGAGGCCGACCACCGCAACGGCCTGTTGAGCGACGAGCAGTACGCCATCGCCAAGGCGGAGTTGGAGGTGCGCTTGGCCGAGGACGCACTGGAGCCGGTCGAGGCGGGTGCCGCCGGCACGGGCCGCAGCCGCCGGCTGGCCTACGGCCTGGGCGCCGCGCTGCCGCTGGCCGCCTTCGGCCTCTATTTCGCCCTGGGCAATCCCCTGGCCATCCAGGTTGCGGCCGAGGGCCCCGAGGGGCCGGCCAGCGTCGAGGCCATGGTCCGCTCGGCCGAGCGCAAACTGGCGGCCAATCCCAAAGACGCCCGTGGCTGGTTCATGCTGGCGCGCACCTACGGCGCGCTCGAGCGCTGGCAGGACGCCAAGGCTGCCTACCTTAAGGCGACCGAACTGGTGCCGAACGAGGCCGCGGTCTGGTCCGGTCTGGCCGAGGCGACGGCCATGCTCCAGGGGCGCAATCTCGAGGGCGAGCCGATGCAGCTGGTGGCCAAGGCGCTCAGGCTCGATGCCAACGACCCCAAGGCCCATGAGCTGGCCGGCATTCAGGCCTTCCAGAAACAGGACTACGCCAAGGCGGTGACGCACTGGCGCGCCCTGCTGGCCCTGGCCCCGCCTGACTCGGGCTACGTCGCCGAGCTGCGCCGGGCCATCCAGGAGGCCCGACACTTGGCTGCGCAGGCCGGCAAGCCGATCGACCTCGGCCCCTCCATCCAGGGCACGGTTGATGTCACCGCCGGGCTCAAGGGCAAGATCAGCAACCAGGCCATCCTGTTCGTCTTCGTCCGCCCGGTCGGCGGTCAGGGCATGCCGCTGGCGGCCTTCCGCATGCCGGTCGGCGAACTGCCGCTGCCGTTCGAGATCGACGACACCATGGCCCTGGCCGGACAGAGCCTCGCCGGCCAGAAGCAGGTCCAGCTGGTGGCCCGCATCGCCAACTCCGGCCAGGCCAATGCCGGCAGGGGCGATCTCGAGGGCCGGCTGGAGCCGGTCAAGGTCGGCAGCCGCAACCTCAAGCTGGTGATCGACCGCGAACTGCCCTGA
- the pap gene encoding polyphosphate:AMP phosphotransferase gives MFESAELGHQIDKAVYDKEVPKLREALLDAQFDLAAAKKFEVIILVGGVDGAGRSETVNLLNEWMDPRHIEVHGMGEPSDEERERPPMWRFWRVLPPKGRIGVFMGSWYSWPILDYVYGNIDQAAFHEKIERIVSFEKMLVAEGALLIKYWFHLSKQGQRKRLKALEKDPRTRWRVSKRDWAHFEMYDKFIDADEQALRMTSTAEAPWYIIEGSDARYRELTVGNILLEALRKRLDEKDGPVKAGHVPPLLPSIDQRHVLKSLDLSRRLSKKAYERTLEEQQGRLVQLVRDPLFKEISVVVVFEGNDAAGKGGSIRRITGALDARQYQVIPIAAPTEEERAHPYLWRFWRHLSRRGRISLFDRSWYGRVLVERVEGFAPEADWMRAYGEINDFEDQLARHDTVVVKFWLATSKEEQMRRFKEREQTGFKRYKITDEDWRNREKWDQYERAVCDMVERTSTDYAPWTLVESNDKYYARVKVLTTLCDRIEARLAERRKQAKRQAAKAAKAKAKAKKK, from the coding sequence ATGTTCGAATCGGCAGAGCTCGGCCATCAGATCGACAAGGCGGTCTACGACAAGGAAGTGCCCAAGCTGCGCGAGGCCCTGCTCGACGCGCAATTCGACCTGGCCGCGGCCAAGAAATTCGAGGTGATCATCCTGGTCGGCGGCGTCGATGGCGCCGGCCGCAGCGAGACGGTCAACCTGCTCAACGAGTGGATGGACCCGCGGCACATCGAAGTCCACGGCATGGGCGAGCCTTCCGACGAGGAGCGCGAGCGGCCGCCAATGTGGCGCTTCTGGCGGGTGCTGCCGCCCAAAGGGCGGATCGGGGTGTTCATGGGCTCCTGGTACAGCTGGCCGATCCTCGACTACGTCTATGGCAATATCGACCAGGCCGCCTTCCACGAGAAGATCGAGCGCATCGTCAGCTTCGAGAAGATGCTGGTCGCCGAGGGCGCCCTGTTGATCAAGTACTGGTTCCATCTGTCCAAGCAGGGGCAGCGCAAGCGGCTGAAGGCGCTGGAGAAGGATCCGCGCACCCGCTGGCGGGTGAGCAAGCGCGACTGGGCCCATTTCGAGATGTACGACAAGTTCATCGACGCCGACGAGCAGGCCCTGCGCATGACCAGCACCGCCGAGGCGCCCTGGTACATCATCGAAGGTTCCGATGCCCGCTACCGCGAGCTCACCGTTGGCAACATCCTGCTCGAGGCGCTGCGCAAGCGGCTGGACGAGAAGGATGGGCCGGTCAAGGCCGGTCATGTGCCGCCGCTGCTGCCTTCGATCGACCAGCGCCACGTGCTCAAGTCGCTCGACCTCAGTCGCCGCCTGAGCAAGAAGGCCTATGAGCGCACCCTGGAAGAACAGCAGGGCCGTCTGGTGCAGCTGGTGCGCGACCCGCTGTTCAAGGAGATTTCCGTGGTGGTGGTGTTCGAGGGCAACGACGCCGCCGGCAAGGGCGGCAGCATCCGCCGCATCACCGGCGCGCTCGACGCCCGGCAATACCAGGTCATCCCGATCGCGGCGCCGACCGAGGAGGAGCGCGCCCATCCCTACCTCTGGCGCTTCTGGCGTCACCTGTCGCGGCGCGGCCGGATCAGCCTGTTCGACCGCTCCTGGTACGGCCGGGTACTGGTCGAGCGGGTCGAGGGCTTCGCGCCCGAGGCCGACTGGATGCGGGCCTACGGCGAGATCAACGATTTCGAGGACCAGCTCGCCCGGCACGACACAGTGGTGGTCAAGTTCTGGCTGGCCACCAGCAAGGAAGAGCAGATGCGCCGGTTCAAGGAGCGCGAGCAGACCGGCTTCAAGCGCTACAAGATCACCGACGAGGACTGGCGCAACCGCGAGAAATGGGACCAGTACGAGCGCGCCGTCTGCGACATGGTCGAACGCACCAGCACCGACTACGCGCCCTGGACCCTGGTCGAGTCGAACGACAAGTACTACGCCCGGGTCAAGGTCCTGACCACCCTGTGCGACCGGATCGAGGCCCGCCTGGCCGAGCGGCGCAAGCAGGCCAAGAGGCAGGCGGCCAAGGCCGCGAAGGCCAAAGCCAAGGCAAAGAAGAAGTAG
- a CDS encoding TetR/AcrR family transcriptional regulator, translating to MVAVEEAPQDTRQRLLDAACEAFREEGYQVSIDRIAARARVARQTLYNHFPGKGALFAEVIQHAIQSILVTLEGDGPVRETLLAFGQAYREKLLSPEGLAIFRTVTAEAPRFPELARQFFRQGPAITRKRLAEYLARAMAAGSLRQDDPDFAAEMLAAMLIDFDRLRGLIDLQTDLLKPAKTAQVVDGFLRMYAAGKDTQ from the coding sequence ATGGTCGCCGTAGAAGAAGCCCCTCAGGATACCCGCCAGCGCCTGCTGGACGCGGCTTGCGAAGCCTTCCGCGAGGAGGGCTACCAGGTCAGCATCGACCGCATCGCCGCCCGCGCCCGGGTCGCCCGGCAGACCCTGTACAACCACTTTCCCGGCAAGGGCGCCCTGTTCGCCGAGGTGATCCAGCACGCCATCCAGTCCATCCTGGTCACCCTCGAGGGCGACGGTCCCGTGCGCGAGACCCTGCTCGCCTTCGGCCAGGCCTATCGCGAGAAGCTGCTCAGCCCCGAGGGCCTGGCCATCTTCCGCACAGTAACCGCCGAGGCGCCGCGCTTTCCCGAACTGGCCCGGCAGTTTTTCCGCCAGGGGCCGGCCATCACCCGCAAGCGTCTGGCCGAGTACCTGGCCCGCGCCATGGCGGCCGGCAGCCTGCGCCAGGACGACCCGGACTTCGCCGCCGAGATGCTTGCCGCCATGCTGATCGATTTCGACCGCCTGCGCGGCCTGATCGATCTGCAAACCGATTTGCTCAAACCCGCCAAGACGGCACAGGTGGTCGATGGCTTCCTGCGCATGTACGCCGCCGGAAAGGACACGCAATGA
- a CDS encoding efflux RND transporter periplasmic adaptor subunit, producing MKRLAPILLLPLFTACGPGDKGAGPGSGPGNMPPPEVEVVEADRGAVTLTPELPGRVAAVRTAQVRARVEGIVEKQLFQDGSDVRAGQALFQLDDRTYRTAAQAAEAEVETKRLNLQRIEALLPIKAVSQQEADAARAALKQAEAQLARARLDLENTTVPAAISGRIGRALVTEGALVGRGEATLLATIEQLEPVHVLFTQPNAEVLRLKAALAAGRLKAAEGRSVELVLENGQVYPHKGRLTFSDMSVDTATGAITLKAEFPNPERLLLPGTFVRVRLAQAVAPDAIAVPQRAVLSGPQGQFVLLVGPENKVLPRPVKVGAMAGDRFVIEEGLAGGERVIVSGQMKAKPGSPVKPIEPVEPVEPVAAKRAN from the coding sequence ATGAAACGCCTCGCCCCGATTCTGCTTCTGCCCCTGTTCACCGCTTGCGGCCCTGGCGACAAGGGGGCCGGTCCCGGTTCCGGCCCCGGCAACATGCCGCCGCCCGAGGTCGAGGTGGTCGAGGCCGACCGCGGCGCCGTCACCCTCACGCCCGAGCTGCCCGGCCGGGTGGCCGCCGTGCGCACGGCGCAGGTGCGGGCCCGGGTCGAGGGCATCGTCGAGAAGCAACTGTTCCAGGACGGCAGCGACGTGCGCGCGGGCCAGGCCCTGTTCCAGCTGGATGACCGCACCTACCGCACCGCTGCCCAGGCGGCCGAGGCCGAGGTCGAGACGAAGCGGCTCAACCTGCAGCGGATCGAGGCGCTGCTGCCGATCAAGGCGGTCAGCCAGCAGGAGGCCGACGCCGCCCGGGCCGCGCTGAAGCAGGCCGAGGCCCAGCTCGCGCGTGCCCGCCTGGATCTGGAAAACACCACCGTGCCGGCCGCCATCTCCGGCCGCATCGGCCGCGCCCTGGTCACCGAGGGCGCCCTGGTCGGCCGCGGCGAGGCCACCCTGCTCGCCACCATCGAGCAGCTGGAGCCGGTGCATGTGCTGTTCACCCAGCCCAACGCCGAGGTCCTGCGCCTGAAGGCGGCGCTCGCCGCCGGCAGGTTGAAGGCGGCGGAGGGACGCAGCGTCGAGCTGGTGCTGGAGAACGGCCAGGTCTATCCGCACAAGGGCCGGCTCACCTTCAGCGACATGAGCGTGGACACGGCCACCGGCGCCATCACCCTGAAGGCGGAATTCCCCAACCCCGAGCGCCTGCTGCTGCCGGGCACCTTTGTCCGCGTCCGGCTGGCCCAGGCGGTGGCGCCCGATGCCATCGCCGTGCCCCAGCGCGCCGTGCTGTCCGGTCCCCAGGGCCAGTTCGTGCTGCTGGTTGGGCCGGAAAACAAGGTGCTGCCGCGGCCGGTGAAGGTGGGCGCCATGGCCGGCGACCGCTTCGTGATCGAGGAGGGCCTGGCCGGGGGCGAGCGCGTCATTGTCTCCGGCCAGATGAAGGCCAAGCCGGGTTCGCCAGTCAAGCCGATTGAGCCGGTCGAGCCGGTCGAGCCGGTCGCGGCGAAGCGGGCGAACTGA